A region of the Sphingomonas sp. S2-65 genome:
CAGTCGGTGATCCTGCCTTATGCGCTGGTGGCCGTGGTGCTGGTGGTGCTGGCGGTGGTCATCGCCCGCTTCCCGCTGCCGGCGATCGGGCTGGCGACCAACCGCGTCGCCAAGGAAGAGCGCAAGAAGCATTCGCTGTTCAAGCATCGCAACCTGATGTTCGGCATGGGCGCGATCTTCATCTACCTGATCGCCGAGATCGGCGTGGGCAACCTCTTCGTGAACTTCGTAAGCCGTCCCGACATCGGCAACATGACCACCGAGCAGGCGGGGCGTTATCTGACGCTGCTGTGGGGCGGCATGATGGTCGGCCGCTTCGTCGGATCCGCGATCATGCAGCGCGTCGCCGCCGAGACGGTGCTGGCGGTGTTCTCGGTCCTTGCCTTCCTGGTCATGATCATCACCGTGTTCACCACCGGCGAAGTTGCGATGTGGTCGCTGATCACCGTGGGGCTGTTCCACTCGATCATGTTCCCGACGATCTTCACGCTGGGCATCAAGGGCCTAGGCCCGCTGACCGAAGAAGGTTCGGGTTTGCTGATCATGGCGATTGCCGGCGGCGCGCTGGTGTTCGTGCAGGGCTGGCTGGCCGATGAGTACGGTCTGCAGCAGTCGTTCCTGCTGACCGCGATCTGCGAGCTGTACATCCTGTTCTATGCGCTGTGGGGGTCCAAGACGACCAATCCGCTGCCGGATCAGCGGCCGGTGTGACCCAAGCGAGCCGTGCTTGCGTGCGGCATTGCCTGTGGAATGAAGCGGGGATCGGCGGTTGCCGGTCCCCGTTTTCGTTTTAGCCCGAGAGATGTTTCGTCGCCCCGGCCTTGAGCCGGGGTCCGCTGGCTTGAACCGGCAGAAGAAGCGGGATCCCGGCTCGAGGCCGGGATGACGAGGACGCCTAGACCTGCATTGCGCTGCGAGTGTCTTCCAGCGCCAGGTCGACCAGGATACGCATCGCCTCGGCCGCGGCGGCGGGTTCGCCTGCGGCGATGGCATCGTACACGCGGACATGGTCGGGGATCGGGTTGCGGGGCAGGGCGCGGGCGCGCTGCTTGAACTGGGTGGTCCAACTGACCGCCGCGCCGATGCTGGCGCTGAGCGCCACCACCGCTTCGTTCCGCGTCGCCTGGAGCAGCGCGTTGTGGAAGTCGCGGTCGGCGGTGCGGCCCGCCTCGGTGGCGAGCGAATGCTTGCGCATCGCGGTGAGCGCGGTCTTCATCGCCTTCAAGTCGTCGCGGTCGCGACGCTCGGCCGCGAGACTCGCGGCGGCAGGCTCGACGATCTTGCGCAGTTCGAACAGGTCGCGGATGAAGTCGATGTCCGGCTCGCCGGTGAACGCCCAGGCGAGCACGTCGGGGTCGAGCAGGTTCCAGCGGCTGCGCGGCAGCACACGGGTGCCCGCCTTGGTCCGGCTTTCCACCATGCCCTTGGCCACCAGCACCTGCACCGCTTCGCGATACGCGCTGCGCGACACGTTCAGGGTTTCGGAAAAGGCGACTTCGCCCTCCAGCCGGTCGCCCGGGGCATATTCGCCCGAGACGATGGCAGCGCCCAGCTTGTGCGCGATGGCCCCGTGCAGGCGCCGGCCGGTGCCGCGCCGCGGGCGGGCCGCATCGGGCTCTTCTTCTTGACGTGCGGGCTCGATGGCCTCTCCGGCAGCTTTCATTCGACCCCGTTCGTGACCGTGGACGCTTTGTTGTTGCAGAACTCTAACAGCCGATCGCGAAGAACGAAAGATTGCCTATGAGGGGCAATCAGAATATGTCCGACTAAAAGGAGAGAGGAATGCCTGTCGACCGTTTACCCGAGGGATATGCGCCGTCGATGCGCGTGATCTCCTGGCCTGCGGCGGGCGTGGCGATGGCCGCTTGCCTGTATCTCCCGCTCATGGGCATCAAGGATGCCGCTCGTTGATAGCGATGTCCCCGCCCGCCCGCGACATACCAGGCGCCCGCGCGCCGCAACATTCTTGAACTGAGGAACGGAAGATGAGCTTACGCCTGTTGCAGCATCGGAGTGCCGACGGCACGCTGTCCGTGGTGGCCGCCCGCGGTGACGCCGCGACGATCGTGCCGGGCGTGGCGAGCGTACGCGCGCTGGCGCTTCGGGCGATCGAGGCCGGACACAGCCTGGCGGACGTCATCGACGCCGCCGGCGAAGGCGCGGCGGTCGATCTGCGGGCCGAGTTCGACGCGGGCAACTTCGTTTCGCCGATCAGCCATGAGGATCCCGCGCACCTGGTGATGACCGGCACCGGCCTGACCCATCTCGGCTCGGCCGAAGGGCGCGACAAGATGCACCGCGAGGCGGCGGCTGCCGAGAAGCAGACCGATTCGATGCGGATGTTCCTGGAAGGCGTGGAGGGCGGCAAGCCGGCAGCGGGCGAGACCGGGCAGCAGCCCGAATGGTTCTACAAGGGCGACGGTTCGCAGCTGGTCGGCCCGGGCGAGCCGCTGGCGATGCCGGCCTTCGCGCAGGATGGCGGCGAGGAGCCGGAACTGGCCGGCATCTATCTGATCGGCCCCGACGGCACGCCGCACCGGCTGGGACTCTGCCTGGCCAACGAGTTCAGCGACCATGTCACCGAGCGGCACAATTATCTGTGGCTGGCGCATTCGAAGTTGCGCCAGGCGGCACTCGGCCCCGAGCTGCTGGTGGGCGAGGCACCCCGCGACGTGCGCGGGGCGAGCCGCATCGTGCGCAACGGCGAGACTTTGTGGGAAAAGCCGTTCCTGTCGGGTGAGGACAATATGTCGCACAGCCTGGCGAACCTCGAGCATCACCACTTCAAATATGCGCTGTTCCGGCGCCCGGGCGACATCCACGTCCACTTCTTCGGCACTGCGACGCTGTCGTTCAGCGACGGCATCCGCACGCAGGAAGGCGACGTGTTCGAGATCGAGGCCAAGCCCTTCACCCTGCCGCTGCGCAACCCACTGGCGCGCGAAGCCGCGCAGAGCGTCGTGGTGAAGGCGCTCTGATGGCGGCCCCGATCAAGATCGCCATCGTCGGCATGGGCAAGATCGCCCATGACCAGCATCTGCCCTCGATCGCGGGCAATGCCGACTTCGAGCTGGCGGCGACCGTGAGTTCGCGCGGTGAGGCCGTCAACGGCCTGCCGCACTTCCGGACGCTGGGCGAGCTGCTCGAAGCCGGGGTCGAAATCGACGCGGTGGCGCTCTGCACTCCGCCGCAGGTCCGCTACGACCTTGCCCGGCAGGCGATTGCTGCGGGCAAGCATGTGTTCCTGGAAAAGCCGCCGGGTGCGACGCTGGCCGAAGTGGCGATGCTCGACGCACAGGCCGAAGCGGCCGGCGTGACGCTGTTCGCAAGCTGGCACTCGCGCTACGCCGCGGGTGTCGAGCCGGCCCGTCAGTGGCTGAGCGGCCGCACGATCACTGCCGCATCGATCGTCTGGCGCGAGGATGTGCGCGTGTGGCATCCCGGGCAGGACTGGATCTGGGAGCCGGGCGGTCTCGGCGTATTCGATCCCGGCATCAACGCGCTGTCGATCGCGACGCACATCCTGCCGGCCTTCTTCCTGCTGGAGGGGCGGCTGTCGCTGCCCGCCAACCGCGCCGCGCCGATCGCCGCCGACCTGCACTTCCGCACCGGCGACGGCACGCCCGTGCATATGGATCTGGACTGGCGCCAGACCGGCCCGCAGAGCTGGGACATCACGGTCGAGACCGATGGCGGCACGCTGAAGCTGGAAAAGGGCGGCGCGGTGCTGACCACGCCGGAGGGCACGCGGACTGCGGAAGACCGCGAATATCCCGGGCTCTACGCGCGCTTCGCCGAGCTGGTGCATGCCGGCACGCGCGATGTCGACACCGCGCCGCTGCGGCTGGTGGCCGACGCGTTCCTGCGCGGGCATCGCCTGGCAGTGGAAGAATTTCACGACTGACCGAACGAGCCGGTTGCTCCTTTTGAGCGGTCGGCTTCTTGCCAAACGGATGCCGGGCAAGCCGGCGAATTGGGAGAGAGAGATGATCCGCACGCTACGCCGCACGGCGATCGCCCTGCTGCTGTCGAGCACACCGCTCGCCGCCACCGCGCAGACCGCGCCCGCTCCTGCGCCGGCACCGGAAGCAGGCACTGCCTCGATCGAAGTGAAGGCCGATCCGGCTGCGCCGACTTATGACCGGCGCATCTTCACGCAGTTTGCCGAGCATCTGGGCAACGGCATTTATGGCGGGCTGTGGGTCGGCAAGAACTCCAAGATCCCGAACACCAATGGCTTCCGCAACGACGTGGTGTCGGCGCTGCGCAACCTGGCGGTGCCGGTGATCCGCTGGCCGGGCGGCTGCTTCGCCGACGAATATCACTGGCGTGAGGGCATCGGCCCGCAGAAGCAGCGCCCGGTGAAGATCAACACCCATTGGGGCGGCGTGACCGAGCCGAACACGGTGGGCACCCACGAATTCTTCGAGCTGCTGCGCCAGGTGAACGCCGAGGCCTATGTCGCCGGCAATGTCGGCAACGGCACTGCGCGCGAAATGGCCGAGTGGGTCGAGTACATGACCTCGCCCGCGGGCACGCTGGCCGACGAACGCGCCAAGAACGGGCACAAGGAGCCGTGGAAGGTTCCCTATTTCGGCGTCGGCAACGAGCTGTGGGGCTGTGGCGGCAACATGCGGCCCGAGTTCGCGGCGGACGAGACCAAGCGCTATGCGACCTTCATCAAGGCACCCGCCGGCACGCGCATCCTGAAGATCGCCGCCGGCGCGAATGTCGACGATTATCGCTGGACCGAGACGATGATGCGCGAGGCGGCCGGGCAGCTCGATGCGCTGTCGCTGCATTACTACACGCTGCCCCAGGGCGGCTGGCCCCCCAAGGCCGACCCGATCAATTTCGACGAGAGCGGCTGGGCCGATGCACTCGCCGGCGCGTGGCGGATGGACGAGCTGGTGACCAAGCACAGCGCGATCATGGACAAATACGATCCGCAGAAACGCGTCTTCCTGGCGGTCGACGAATGGGGCACCTGGTACGCCCAGGATCCGGGCACGCATCCGGGCTTCCTGCGCCAGCAGAACACGCTGCGTGACGCGCTGGTAGCCTCGATCCATCTCGACATCTTCGCCAAGCATGCCGACCGCGTCCGCATGTCGGCGATCGCGCAGATGGTGAACGTGCTCCAGGCGATGATCCTGACCGACGGCAGCAAGATGGTGCTGACGCCGACCTACCACGTGTTCGAAATGTACAAGCCGTGGCAGGACGCCAAGGTGCTGCCGATCACGATCAACGCGCCCTGGTACAACAAGAACCAGTTCGTGATGCCGGCGGTCAGCGGATCGGCGGTGCGCGGCAAGGATGGGCGGGTGCATATCGGCCTGTCCAATCTCGACCCGAACCGGCCCAACACCGTGACGGTGAAGCTGAGCGGCGTGACGGCCGGCAGCGTGTCTGGCCGGGTACTGACCGCGCCGGCGATCAACACGCACAACACGTTCGACGCGCCCGACGCGGTCAAGCCGGTGCCGTTCAACGGCGCGCAGGTGAGCGGCGACACGCTGAGTGTCACGCTGCCGGCCAAGTCGGTGGTGGTGCTCGACCTGCAATAAGATGCGGCGGCGCCCAGGCGAATGGGCCGGGCGCCGCTTGCCCGTTTTACGCTCCGGAGAGGTTTCGAATGAAGTTGCTTGGCCTATTGTCCGCCGCTGCCGTGCTGGCGCTGAGCTGTGCGGCCCCCGCGCAGCAGGCTGCGCCGGGCGGTGCCACGCTCAATTCGCGGCTTACCGGCGATCTGGTGGCGACGCATGATCCGGTGATCGCGCGCGATGGCGATACCTATTACGTGTTCTCGACCGGGCATGGCGAGCGTCTGGTGGAGACCAGGAGCTCCAAGGATTTGGTGCATTGGACCGCGGGTGCGCCGGTGTTCACCAAGATGCCCGATTGGGCGCCCAAGGCGGTGCCGGGTACCGGGGGCATGTGGGCGCCCGATATCAGCTTCGTGAACGGGCGCTGGCGGCTCTATTATTCGGTGTCGACCTTTGGATCGAACCGTTCGGCGATCGGGATGGCGACCAATGCCACGCTCGACCCCAAGTCGCCCAACTTTGCGTGGCGCGACGAGGGGCTGGTGGTGCAGTCGATGCCGTCGGACGATTTCAACGCGATCGACCCGAACTTCGTGGCCGATGCGCAGGGGCGGCACTGGCTGTCGCTCGGCAGCTTCTGGACGGGCATCAAGCTGTTCGAGCTGGACCGCCGGACCGGCAAGCCGCTGAAGCCCGGAGCAAAGCCCTATTCGATCGCGCGCCGCCCGGCGCCTGCGGGCGGGCCGGCGCCGGTGGAGGCGCCGTTCATCGTGCCGCATGGCGGCTTCTACTATCTGCTCGTGTCCTATGACTATTGCTGCAAGGGCGTGAACAGCACCTATTACACCGTGGTCGGCCGGTCGAAGGCGATCACCGGGCCGTATGTCGGCAAGGACGGCAGCAAGCTGATGGAAGGCGGGGGCAGCATCTTCCTGCGTGCCGACCTGCAGGAGCAGCAGCGCTTCCGCGGCCCCGGCCATGCCGGCTGGCTGCACGACAAGGATGGCCAGGATTACGTGGTCTACCACGCCTATGACAAGGAAGCGCGCGGCGCGCCGACGCTGCGCATCGCCCCGGTCCGCTGGGGCGCCGACGGCTGGCCGATCGCCGAATATTGAGGAGAATATGATGATCGACGTGAACCGCCGCCTGTTCCTGGCCGGCACCGCCGGCACCGCGGTCGCCGCGCAGGCGCAGGCAACTGGGCTGGCACAGCCGGGCGCCGCTGCCGCCGCGCCCGTGCCGGTCAACCCGCTGGTGCGCAACCGCGCCGATGCCCAGGTGTTTCGCCACACCGATGGCTGGTATTATCTGACCGGGTCGGTGCCCGAATATGACCGGCTGGTGCTGCGCCGCTCGCGCACGATCGCCGGGCTGGCCACCGCGCCGGAGCGCGTGCTGTGGCGGCACGAGAAGAGCGGGCCGATGTCGGGCTTCATCTGGGCACCCGAGCTGCACCTGATCGACGGCAAGTGGATCATGTATTTCGCGGCGGGCCCGAGCGGCGGCGGCGAGGACGTGTTCCGCATCCGCACCTACGCCGTGGTGTGCGACGGGCGCGATCCGATGACGGGCAAGTGGCGCGTGCTCGGCAAGTTCCAGTCGCCGTTCGACGGCTTCAATCTCGACTCCACCAGCTTCGTGCACCGTGGGGTCCGCTATTTCTGCTGGGCGGAGCGCGAGCCGGGGATCGAGACCAACTCGAACCTGTATCTCGCGCCGATGAAGACGCCGCTGACGCTGGCGGC
Encoded here:
- a CDS encoding sugar MFS transporter; the encoded protein is MPAPINAASTAAGHQPAAGGSYRPALTLLASLFFMWGFITVINGTLLPHLRSVFELSYFQASLIESVWFIAYFFASIPSAKLIERIGYQKSLVTGLLIMAVGALGMTLAASLPSYGVTLVMLFVIASGITLLQVAANPYVAVIGAPETASSRLNLVQAMNSAGTMLAPLFGAYLILGRSKGGTAETGTVLTQAERLADAQSVILPYALVAVVLVVLAVVIARFPLPAIGLATNRVAKEERKKHSLFKHRNLMFGMGAIFIYLIAEIGVGNLFVNFVSRPDIGNMTTEQAGRYLTLLWGGMMVGRFVGSAIMQRVAAETVLAVFSVLAFLVMIITVFTTGEVAMWSLITVGLFHSIMFPTIFTLGIKGLGPLTEEGSGLLIMAIAGGALVFVQGWLADEYGLQQSFLLTAICELYILFYALWGSKTTNPLPDQRPV
- a CDS encoding FadR/GntR family transcriptional regulator, whose amino-acid sequence is MKAAGEAIEPARQEEEPDAARPRRGTGRRLHGAIAHKLGAAIVSGEYAPGDRLEGEVAFSETLNVSRSAYREAVQVLVAKGMVESRTKAGTRVLPRSRWNLLDPDVLAWAFTGEPDIDFIRDLFELRKIVEPAAASLAAERRDRDDLKAMKTALTAMRKHSLATEAGRTADRDFHNALLQATRNEAVVALSASIGAAVSWTTQFKQRARALPRNPIPDHVRVYDAIAAGEPAAAAEAMRILVDLALEDTRSAMQV
- the araD1 gene encoding AraD1 family protein, which gives rise to MSLRLLQHRSADGTLSVVAARGDAATIVPGVASVRALALRAIEAGHSLADVIDAAGEGAAVDLRAEFDAGNFVSPISHEDPAHLVMTGTGLTHLGSAEGRDKMHREAAAAEKQTDSMRMFLEGVEGGKPAAGETGQQPEWFYKGDGSQLVGPGEPLAMPAFAQDGGEEPELAGIYLIGPDGTPHRLGLCLANEFSDHVTERHNYLWLAHSKLRQAALGPELLVGEAPRDVRGASRIVRNGETLWEKPFLSGEDNMSHSLANLEHHHFKYALFRRPGDIHVHFFGTATLSFSDGIRTQEGDVFEIEAKPFTLPLRNPLAREAAQSVVVKAL
- a CDS encoding Gfo/Idh/MocA family protein, coding for MAAPIKIAIVGMGKIAHDQHLPSIAGNADFELAATVSSRGEAVNGLPHFRTLGELLEAGVEIDAVALCTPPQVRYDLARQAIAAGKHVFLEKPPGATLAEVAMLDAQAEAAGVTLFASWHSRYAAGVEPARQWLSGRTITAASIVWREDVRVWHPGQDWIWEPGGLGVFDPGINALSIATHILPAFFLLEGRLSLPANRAAPIAADLHFRTGDGTPVHMDLDWRQTGPQSWDITVETDGGTLKLEKGGAVLTTPEGTRTAEDREYPGLYARFAELVHAGTRDVDTAPLRLVADAFLRGHRLAVEEFHD
- a CDS encoding alpha-N-arabinofuranosidase, with product MIRTLRRTAIALLLSSTPLAATAQTAPAPAPAPEAGTASIEVKADPAAPTYDRRIFTQFAEHLGNGIYGGLWVGKNSKIPNTNGFRNDVVSALRNLAVPVIRWPGGCFADEYHWREGIGPQKQRPVKINTHWGGVTEPNTVGTHEFFELLRQVNAEAYVAGNVGNGTAREMAEWVEYMTSPAGTLADERAKNGHKEPWKVPYFGVGNELWGCGGNMRPEFAADETKRYATFIKAPAGTRILKIAAGANVDDYRWTETMMREAAGQLDALSLHYYTLPQGGWPPKADPINFDESGWADALAGAWRMDELVTKHSAIMDKYDPQKRVFLAVDEWGTWYAQDPGTHPGFLRQQNTLRDALVASIHLDIFAKHADRVRMSAIAQMVNVLQAMILTDGSKMVLTPTYHVFEMYKPWQDAKVLPITINAPWYNKNQFVMPAVSGSAVRGKDGRVHIGLSNLDPNRPNTVTVKLSGVTAGSVSGRVLTAPAINTHNTFDAPDAVKPVPFNGAQVSGDTLSVTLPAKSVVVLDLQ
- a CDS encoding arabinan endo-1,5-alpha-L-arabinosidase, encoding MKLLGLLSAAAVLALSCAAPAQQAAPGGATLNSRLTGDLVATHDPVIARDGDTYYVFSTGHGERLVETRSSKDLVHWTAGAPVFTKMPDWAPKAVPGTGGMWAPDISFVNGRWRLYYSVSTFGSNRSAIGMATNATLDPKSPNFAWRDEGLVVQSMPSDDFNAIDPNFVADAQGRHWLSLGSFWTGIKLFELDRRTGKPLKPGAKPYSIARRPAPAGGPAPVEAPFIVPHGGFYYLLVSYDYCCKGVNSTYYTVVGRSKAITGPYVGKDGSKLMEGGGSIFLRADLQEQQRFRGPGHAGWLHDKDGQDYVVYHAYDKEARGAPTLRIAPVRWGADGWPIAEY